From Coffea arabica cultivar ET-39 chromosome 2e, Coffea Arabica ET-39 HiFi, whole genome shotgun sequence, the proteins below share one genomic window:
- the LOC113732404 gene encoding putative disease resistance RPP13-like protein 1 encodes MADALVAGSFLSAFLQVLFDRMATPEFVNLFRNRKADDDLLKKLKSELRTVGAVLDDAENKEIRNQYVKDWLEELHDTFYQAEDLLDRINTEALRIKVETEYQSSTSTCTSSGDEFLRRITPVIETIVERLVGYNKQIIPLGLQVLHSRIQSHQKFETPLVDETTFFGRDADKENIIQMLLSEDADTDNFTVIPIVGLGGLGKTTLAQMVYKDSRVTESFPTRAWVFVSEEYDTTTITKEILRQLGISFGESDNLFSLQVKLRGGLTKKKFLLVLDDVWNSNYNEWDNLRTPFKCGSRGSKIIVTTRDQNVARMMAKERSIHYLDYMQEEDCRSLFKKHAFENRDANENAELESIGNEIVEKCGGLPLAVKTVAGVLRSKTTPEEWKEISISEEWTQMDNPNGPLPALRLSYIHLPSHLKRCFAYCAVFPKDYQFRKEEIIQLWQANDLLGYPGENKRNKYEGEKCFHELRMRSLFDQSTDFSMHDLMNDLARSVFGKYCLRLEDHQQGDATISSARHFSYHPSDYDTFHKLNLWRENKNIRTFLPLRMGQDWDNTGLLSNKFLEDTLPQFISLRFLSLSCYRNIVKLPNSYSGLKQLRFLNLSSTGIKELPEWICSFYNLQTLLLSNCEELEELPEDLGKLINLCCLDISGTPLKKMPPQMDKLENLQVLTAFVIGKDSDSTIKELGKLPMLRGKLMLSGLENVSSGRDASMANMEGKEHLDELTLEWNGAINDSQVVRDVFDNLQPHSSIKHLNIIGYGGTTFPNWLGNPSLSRLESLSLSNCENCFSLPALGLLQSLQSLEIVGMSYILDLAENFYGDISVTKPFPSLKKLRIEKLPEWEKWHIPEGEIFNRLEEFRIIDCPKLIGELPRQLSSLQSLEISGCDNLVHPSGRLSIFNGEIRQNFSSLRELKISALKNLKELPLQLNQSSKLEKLRVDDCGSLSPSHMSRPPASLKSLKYKRFCNLELESSSGEDGGTLEYLTLTNCDFVKVKVEWLASFPMLQHLRIINSKSIEMLSVPATPAPGIGNQSGSVMPSLHYLQIFGCDDLIMSFPEGGLAAPNLTMICIANCEKLTFLPESLLPSLQTLHIHNCPEIDGFPEGGLPSSLQKLSIDNCKTLMSRRRGWGLEKLPSLTHLTIEGPYDEVESFPEEDWLLPCTLQDITLHRFYNLKVLNYSSLRHFTSLQWLDIRCCPGLLSLPKEGLPASLTALEIYNCEQLGPRLEWEKGQDWTKVAHLPYLIVDHELVP; translated from the coding sequence ATGGCTGATGCCTTAGTGGCAGGCTCATTCCTCTCCGCTTTCCTTCAAGTGCTATTTGATAGGATGGCTACGCCGGAATTCGTGAATTTGTTTCGTAATCGGAAGGCCGATGATGATCTCCTCAAGAAGCTCAAGAGCGAGTTACGCACTGTTGGAGCCGTGCTCGATGATGCAGAGAACAAGGAAATACGGAACCAATATGTCAAGGACTGGCTTGAAGAGCTTCATGATACATTTTATCAAGCAGAGGATTTACTCGACAGAATCAACACTGAAGCTCTGCGAATTAAGGTAGAAACTGAGTACCAAAGCTCAACTAGCACTTGTACATCTTCGGGTGATGAATTTCTTAGGAGGATCACGCCCGTGATAGAAACAATAGTGGAGAGGCTGGTGGGATATAACAAACAAATTATTCCCTTGGGTTTGCAAGTTCTTCATTCCAGAATACAGTcacatcaaaaatttgaaacacCTTTGGTTGATGAGACTACATTTTTTGGGAGAGATGCTGATAAAGAGAACATAATTCAAATGTTGCTATCTGAGGATGCAGACACAGACAATTTCACTGTGATTCCAATAGTTGGACTGGGTGGGCTCGGTAAGACCACCTTGGCTCAAATGGTTTACAAAGATTCAAGGGTGACAGAGAGTTTCCCTACCAGGGCATGGGTCTTCGTATCAGAAGAATATGATACTACCACGATAACAAAAGAAATCCTAAGGCAACTCGGCATTTCTTTTGGTGAGAGTGACAACTTGTTCTCCCTTCAAGTGAAGCTACGAGGTGGCCTAACTAAGAAAAAGTTCCTTCTTGTTCTGGATGATGTTTGGAATAGTAACTACAATGAGTGGGATAATTTAAGGACCCCTTTCAAATGTGGATCACGTGGAAGTAAGATCATTGTTACAACACGGGATCAGAATGTTGCAAGGATGATGGCCAAAGAAAGGTCAATTCATTATTTGGATTACATGCAAGAGGAAGATTGCCGGTCATTATTTAAGAAGCATGCATTTGAAAATAGAGATGCCAATGAAAATGCAGAACTTGAATCAATAGGAAACGAAATTGTGGAGAAGTGTGGAGGGTTGCCTTTGGCTGTGAAAACAGTTGCAGGTGTTTTGCGCTCCAAAACAACCCCTGAAGAATGGAAAGAGATTTCAATAAGTGAAGAGTGGACTCAAATGGATAATCCAAATGGCCCCCTGCCAGCATTGAGATTAAGCTACATTCATCTTCCTTCCCATCTTAAAAGGTGCTTTGCTTATTGTGCTGTGTTCCCCAAAGATTACCAGTTTAGAAAAGAGGAAATTATTCAGTTATGGCAAGCTAATGATCTTTTAGGGTATCCtggagaaaataaaagaaataaatacgAGGGTGAAAAGTGCTTTCATGAACTGAGAATGAGGTCCTTATTTGATCAGTCAACTGATTTCTCCATGCATGACCTTATGAACGATTTGGCTAGGTCTGTTTTTGGTAAATATTGCCTTAGGTTGGAAGATCATCAGCAAGGCGATGCTACAATATCTAGTGCAAGACATTTTTCATACCATCCTAGTGATTATGACACATTTCATAAGCTTAATCTCTGGAGGGAGAATAAGAATATAAGAACATTCTTACCATTGAGAATGGGTCAAGATTGGGATAATACGGGTTTACTGAGTAACAAATTCTTAGAGGATACCTTGCCCCAGTTCATATCTTTAAGGTTTCTATCCTTGTCTTGTTATCGTAATATTGTGAAGTTACCAAACTCTTATAGTGGTTTGAAACAACTTCGATTTCTGAATCTCTCTTCAACGGGAATAAAGGAGCTACCGGAGTGGATATGTAGTTTCTATAATCTACAAACTTTGTTGTTGTCAAACTGcgaagaacttgaagagttgCCGGAAGATCTGGGAAAGTTAATTAACTTATGTTGCCTAGATATTAGTGGAACTCCATTGAAGAAAATGCCACCACAAATGGATAAACTAGAAAATCTTCAAGTCTTGACTGCTTTTGTCATAGGCAAGGATAGTGATTCGACAATTAAGGAGTTGGGCAAGCTTCCTATGCTACGTGGTAAGCTAATGCTCTCTGGGCTGGAAAATGTTTCCAGTGGTAGGGATGCATCCATGGCGAACATGGAAGGTAAGGAACACCTTGACGAGTTAACTTTGGAGTGGAATGGTGCTATCAATGATTCACAAGTTGTGAGAGATGTATTTGATAATTTACAACCTCATTCAAGCATAAAGCATCTCAATATCATAGGGTATGGCGGGACAACATTTCCAAATTGGCTAGGCAATCCTTCACTAAGTCGTTTGGAATCGTTGAGTCTATCTAATTGTGAAAATTGTTTCTCCTTGCCTGCGCTTGGGCTGCTACAGTCCTTGCAATCACTTGAAATTGTTGGAATGAGTTATATATTAGATTTGGCAGAGAATTTTTATGGAGACATCAGTGTAACCAAACCATTCCCATCTCTGAAAAAGTTGAGAATAGAGAAATTGCCAGAGTGGGAGAAATGGCACATACCGGAAGGTGAAATCTTCAATAGACTCGAAGAGTTTCGTATAATTGACTGTCCCAAATTGATTGGAGAACTTCCCCGACAACTTTCATCACTGCAAAGCCTTGAGATATCTGGCTGCGACAATCTTGTGCATCCCAGTGGTCGATTGAGCATCTTCAATGGAGAAATCCGACAAAATTTTTCATCTCTTCGTGAATTGAAGATTTCAGCGctaaaaaatttgaaagagtTGCCGCTACAGCTCAACCAATCATCCAAACTTGAGAAATTGAGAGTTGATGATTGTGGGTCTCTCTCACCCTCGCACATGAGTAGACCACCTGCCTCACTTAAATCACTCAAGTACAAGAGATTTTGCAATTTGGAATTGGAGAGTTCAAGCGGGGAGGATGGTGGGACCTTGGAGTATTTGACATTAACAAATTGTGACTTTGTCAAAGTCAAAGTCGAGTGGCTTGCCTCGTTTCCCATGCTACAACATCTTCGTATTATAAACAGCAAGAGTATTGAGATGCTTTCGGTTCCTGCTACACCTGCACCTGGGATTGGGAATCAGAGTGGTAGTGTGATGCCGTCACTCCATTATTTACAGATCTTCGGCTGCGATGATCTAATAATGTCTTTTCCAGAGGGAGGATTGGCAGCCCCcaatctaacgatgatttgcaTCGCCAATTGTGAGAAGCTCACGTTTCTACCGGAATCCCTCCTCCCATCTCTTCAAACTCTGCACATACACAATTGTCCAGAAATTGATGGCTTCCCAGAAGGGGGTTTGCCCTCCAGCCTACAAAAACTTTCCATCGACAATTGCAAAACACTCATGAGTCGCAGGAGAGGGTGGGGTTTGGAGAAACTCCCCTCTCTCACGCACTTGACAATTGAGGGTCCCTATGATGAAGTAGAGTCGTTTCCAGAGGAGGACTGGCTGCTGCCTTGCACGCTTCAAGATATCACGTTACACCGCTTTTATAATCTGAAAGTGCTAAACTATTCGAGTCTTCGACACTTCACCTCTCTTCAATGGCTAGACATCCGCTGCTGCCCTGGACTCCTATCCTTACCAAAAGAGGGACTGCCTGCCTCTCTTACCGCACTAGAAATCTACAACTGCGAACAGTTGGGACCAAGGTTAGAATGGGAGAAAGGACAAGACTGGACCAAGGTTGCCCACCTCCCCTACCTAATAGTCGATCATGAGCTAGTTCCTTAA
- the LOC140036227 gene encoding basic leucine zipper 19-like — MDDGEEAFWKQRSCWKYREKKKAHTTYLEEEVKKLRFVNQKLISKVQRQAIHEVEISRLRCFLLDGRGKIDNEFGTYPLKNQFTFSTNVKEGDCGMRYSRVVVGIQCRNDLTCFHPRRDSSIRGGGFDRCDKMVASSWERNCQSATVNCQATGNAIGATKISGLEFVDTSSHLDLKQSNQRPKSMYYLSLRMLKGYIIFL, encoded by the exons ATGGATGATGGAGAG GAGGCCTTTTGGAAACAGAGAAGCTGTTGGAAATATAGGGAGAAGAAAAAGGCGCATACAACTTATTTGGAAGAGGAAGTTAAGAAACTGAGATTTGTGAACCAGAAGTTGATTAGCAAAGTGCAAAGGCAAGCTATTCATGAAGTAGAAATCTCGAGGCTCAGATGCTTTTTGCTCGATGGTAGAGGGAAGATTGATAATGAATTTGGGACTTATCCATTAAAAAATCAGTTCACTTTTAGCACTAATGTCAAAGAAGGGGATTGTGGTATGCGATATTCTAGAGTGGTAGTGGGAATCCAATGTAGGAATGATTTAACTTGCTTCCATCCTCGAAGGGATTCATCTATACGGGGTGGTGGTTTTGATAGATGTGATAAAATGGTAGCTTCATCTTGGGAAAGAAACTGCCAGTCTGCTACTGTTAATTGTCAAGCTACTGGAAATGCTATTGGAGCTACCAAAATAAGTGGTCTGGAGTTTGTGGATACTAGCTCTCATCTGGATCTCAAGCAGAGTAATCAAAGGCCAAAATCAATGTACTATCTTTCCCTGAGGATGCTTAAAGGATATATCATCTTTCTCTGA